CGCGAGCCGAAGGAGCCGCCCAGCAGGGAGTTCATCACCCGCATCTTCGTATAGTCAGGGTGCGAGGGGTCCACCACAGGCAGGCCGATGACGATGGTGGACTGCGGAGCGCCGGGACGGTCCAAGGTCATGATATCGGGGCGGGTCTGGGCTTTGGCTACCTCAATATGCGGGGCCGGGCCCTGGGGCATGCTCACCCAGGCCTTGGTTATAGCATCGCGCAGGGCGGCTTTATCAAACTTACCTGCCACAAACACGGAGGTGCGTTGCGCGCCATACTGGCTTTGGTAAAAGGCCTTCACCTGCTCCAAGGTGAGGGCGTCAATCTCGGCATCGGTGGGCAAGGGGCGTCCGTAGGGGTGCTTGCCGTAGAGGGCCGCGGAGAATTTCTGGCGGGCCTGGGTGCCGGGCTGGGCCCGGGCCAGGTTCATCTGGCGCTTAAAGTCGGCCTTGATGCGGGGCAGCTCGCTTTCCGGCAGGGCCGGGTGCTGCACCACATCGGCCAGCACGGCGGCCAGCTCCGGGGCATACTCGCTCAGGCAGGAGGCCCACAGCTGGGTTTGGTCACCGCCCACCGAAACATTCAGCGAGCCGCCCATGCGGGCAATTTTATCGGCCAGCTGCGTGGCCGAAAGTGTGGTAGTGCCTTCGCTGAGCAGCTTGCCCAGCAAATCAGCCACGCCTACCTGGTTAGCCTCCTCGTGCACGTTGCCGGCCTGAATGGAAACCAGCATGGTTACTTTGGGCACTTCACCGTAGGGCACCAGCGTAGCTTTCAACCCATTGGAAAGCGTGAATTCTTCCTTTTCCGGCAGCTTAAAGTCGCGGGGCGTGCCGCCGGGCGGCGGGGTTTCCCTGGGGGTCGTTTGGGCCGACGTTTTATCGATTAAAACAGGTTTTACCTTGGGTTTGGCCTGGGCCAGTGCGGCCGGCGTACTCGCCGTAACCAGGGCCACGCAGAGTAGCCCGAAATAGAAGGTTTTCATCTGAATAGTGGACTTGAGATGTAGCACGAAGCTCCAGCTTCGCGAATCGTTGTGGGGAATGAACGAGGCTTCTGGTACTCGTTCAACGATGCGCGAAGCTGGAGCTTCGCGCTACAGACTCCCTAGCTTTTGGCTAACGGATTCACAATAAGCAAGGTGCGATTGGTGGGCCGCAGGTATTCCTGAATGGTGCGCTGCATGATTTCGGGCGTCACTTTCCGGAACTCGGCCTCCAGCGTGTTAATGCGGGCAGGGTTGTTATCGAAGAGGGCAAAGGAGGCCAGCATATCGGCCCGACCGAAGTTATCGGAGCCGGAAAGCTGGTCGTAGAGGTTGGAGCGCAGCTTTACCACGGCCAGGTCCAGGGTGGCCTGATCTATCCCGCCTTTGGCCAGGCGGTTTATTTCCTGGTCCAGCACGCTCACCACGGAGTCCGACTTCACCGACTGATCATAGATTAAATCGCCCATCCAGAGCATAGGGCCAGAGTAGTTGAAGGCGTTGCCGAGGTAATTGATGCCGCCATTCACGTTATCGGTATAGCCGCGCTTCTGCACCAGGGCCTGGTAGAGGCGGCTGTCTTTGCCCTGCAGCAGAATCTGGTCCAGCAGAATAAGGGCGTAGTACTCCGGCGTGTTCCGGTCGGGCATGTGGTAGGCAAAGGCCAGGGCGGGCTTGGTGGCCAGCTTGTCATCCTTGGTAAAGCGCTGCTCCTTTTCCTGGCGGGGCTCGGTAATGTCGGGCTTGGGGGGCTGCGGGGCGCTGGGAATGTTGGCGAAGTACTGCTCCACCCACTTCTTAGCTTCGGCGGGCTCAAAGTCGCCTACCACGGCCAGGGCGGCGTTGTTGGGGGCATAGTAGGTTTTAAAGAATGCTTGGGCATCGGGCAGGGTGGCCGCGTCCAGGTCCTTCAGGTCGCCGTAGAAGTTGTGGGCATTGTTCCAGTTCTGGTTGGCTTTCTGGGGCATATCCAGCCAGGGAAAACCGCCGTAGGGTTGGTTGAGTACGTTCACGCGCACCTCGTTTTTCACCACGCCCTGCTGGT
The Hymenobacter sp. DG25B genome window above contains:
- a CDS encoding M16 family metallopeptidase, which codes for MKTFYFGLLCVALVTASTPAALAQAKPKVKPVLIDKTSAQTTPRETPPPGGTPRDFKLPEKEEFTLSNGLKATLVPYGEVPKVTMLVSIQAGNVHEEANQVGVADLLGKLLSEGTTTLSATQLADKIARMGGSLNVSVGGDQTQLWASCLSEYAPELAAVLADVVQHPALPESELPRIKADFKRQMNLARAQPGTQARQKFSAALYGKHPYGRPLPTDAEIDALTLEQVKAFYQSQYGAQRTSVFVAGKFDKAALRDAITKAWVSMPQGPAPHIEVAKAQTRPDIMTLDRPGAPQSTIVIGLPVVDPSHPDYTKMRVMNSLLGGSFGSRITRNIREDKGYTYSPYSYLETHYRAGNWSQNADVTTQETGNSLKEIMYEIERLQKTPPSAEELKGIQNYESGLFVLRNSTPAGIISQLNTLELHGLPDSYLTEQVKNINAVTPQQVSETARKYVRPEAMTIVVVGDKKIIDPQIKKFQASRKKAL
- a CDS encoding M16 family metallopeptidase, which translates into the protein MTPLTRARVTQYAFGLALLAGLGSCSQKTISGTAVTTVPAAPAAVAQPAVASFQIPVEYYTLPNGLKVVLSPDHTAPTATVAAYYNVGFRNEPRNRTGYAHLFEHLMFQGSQNLGKMEFINLIQKNGGLLNGSTRFDFTNYFEVVPSHKLETILWAEADRMRGLAITQASLANQQGVVKNEVRVNVLNQPYGGFPWLDMPQKANQNWNNAHNFYGDLKDLDAATLPDAQAFFKTYYAPNNAALAVVGDFEPAEAKKWVEQYFANIPSAPQPPKPDITEPRQEKEQRFTKDDKLATKPALAFAYHMPDRNTPEYYALILLDQILLQGKDSRLYQALVQKRGYTDNVNGGINYLGNAFNYSGPMLWMGDLIYDQSVKSDSVVSVLDQEINRLAKGGIDQATLDLAVVKLRSNLYDQLSGSDNFGRADMLASFALFDNNPARINTLEAEFRKVTPEIMQRTIQEYLRPTNRTLLIVNPLAKS